One window of the Vannielia litorea genome contains the following:
- a CDS encoding cob(I)yrinic acid a,c-diamide adenosyltransferase has product MVVLNKIYTRTGDKGDTALGTGDRVAKHSPRVAAYGTSDELNSVVGLARLHAEGEMDAQLAAIQNDLFDLGADLCRPGIDEDDKAEYPPLRMIEAQVTRLETEIDTMNAGLEALRSFILPGGTPLAAHLHLARTTCRRAERLATELAEGEPGDVNPLAIRYLNRLSDWFFVAARVANGGEDVLWVPGGSR; this is encoded by the coding sequence ATGGTTGTTCTGAACAAGATCTACACCCGCACGGGCGACAAGGGCGATACCGCCCTGGGCACCGGCGACCGCGTTGCCAAGCACTCGCCGCGCGTCGCGGCCTATGGCACGTCGGACGAACTCAACTCGGTTGTCGGCCTCGCCCGCCTCCATGCCGAAGGCGAGATGGATGCCCAGCTTGCCGCGATTCAGAACGACCTGTTCGACCTTGGCGCCGATCTCTGCCGCCCGGGAATCGACGAGGACGACAAGGCCGAGTACCCGCCGCTGCGGATGATCGAGGCGCAGGTCACTAGGCTGGAAACGGAAATCGACACCATGAACGCCGGCCTCGAAGCGCTGCGCAGCTTCATCCTGCCCGGCGGCACCCCACTGGCCGCGCACCTCCACCTCGCCCGCACCACCTGCCGCCGCGCCGAGCGTCTGGCGACCGAACTGGCCGAGGGCGAACCGGGCGATGTGAACCCCTTGGCCATCCGCTACCTGAATCGTCTCAGCGACTGGTTCTTCGTCGCCGCCCGCGTGGCCAATGGCGGCGAAGACGTGCTCTGGGTGCCCGGCGGCAGCCGCTGA
- a CDS encoding twin transmembrane helix small protein, with protein sequence MTNDPLFIIVAVACLVVVGILLFGIGGFAKGGDFNKKHANKVMRWRIGAQAVAIVLILLFVWLRRGG encoded by the coding sequence ATGACAAACGACCCGCTTTTCATAATCGTTGCCGTTGCTTGCCTGGTGGTGGTGGGCATCCTGCTCTTCGGAATCGGGGGCTTCGCCAAGGGTGGCGATTTCAACAAGAAGCATGCCAACAAGGTGATGCGTTGGCGGATCGGGGCGCAAGCGGTGGCCATCGTTCTGATCCTGCTCTTCGTCTGGCTGCGCAGGGGAGGCTGA
- a CDS encoding SDR family NAD(P)-dependent oxidoreductase, with translation MTQNSILITGCSTGIGYDAAHGLRNAGWRVFATCRQQKDVDRLSAEGFESFLLDHQDDASMEAAVATVLSATGGTLDALFNNGAYGLVGPLEDVPTDGLRDLFESNFFGYHTLTRLVLPAMRAQGHGRILNCSSVLGFMAMRWRGPYVASKFALEGLSDVLRLEMSDANIDVVLIEPGPIRTEFRKNAIAKFEQWIDWKASPRRAQYESELLDQLYKRKSKPEPFELGPEAVTQAVLKALTARRPKARYRITTPTHIMAWAKRLLPQRVQDWAIRKV, from the coding sequence ATGACGCAGAACTCCATTCTCATCACCGGCTGTTCAACCGGCATCGGCTATGACGCTGCTCACGGGTTACGGAACGCCGGGTGGCGCGTGTTCGCCACATGCCGCCAGCAAAAGGACGTGGACCGCCTGAGCGCCGAAGGGTTCGAGAGCTTCCTGCTCGACCATCAGGACGACGCGAGCATGGAGGCCGCCGTTGCAACCGTGCTCTCGGCCACTGGCGGCACGCTCGACGCGCTTTTCAACAACGGCGCCTATGGCTTAGTCGGCCCGCTGGAAGATGTGCCGACAGATGGCCTGCGCGACCTCTTCGAGAGCAACTTCTTCGGTTACCACACACTGACCCGGCTGGTGCTGCCTGCCATGCGGGCACAGGGCCACGGGCGTATCCTCAACTGCTCCTCGGTGCTGGGCTTCATGGCGATGCGCTGGCGCGGGCCTTACGTGGCTTCGAAATTCGCGCTGGAAGGCCTGAGCGATGTGCTGCGGCTGGAAATGTCGGACGCAAACATCGATGTGGTGCTGATCGAGCCCGGCCCGATCCGCACGGAGTTCCGCAAGAATGCCATCGCCAAGTTCGAGCAATGGATCGACTGGAAGGCCTCCCCCCGCCGCGCCCAATACGAGAGCGAGCTGCTCGACCAGCTCTACAAGCGAAAATCCAAACCCGAGCCGTTCGAGCTGGGCCCAGAAGCCGTGACTCAGGCCGTGCTGAAGGCGCTCACCGCCCGCCGCCCCAAGGCCCGCTACCGGATCACCACGCCTACCCACATCATGGCCTGGGCCAAGCGGCTCCTACCGCAGCGGGTGCAAGACTGGGCGATTCGGAAGGTCTGA
- a CDS encoding SH3 domain-containing protein: MGARGLLKMVVALLALIFGAMVLVGDGPEVAMGSDEPAMTAEELATFDTAAVEDTVTKTDDSPAILAAAAADPVEAEPEPVLEASLATATDAAVAAALADVEPSESEAELAEEIAATDGVELTTVGVVLGQRVNVRSGPSTGNGVIGQVVENQEVEILGYEDNGWARILLDGEEGYMSGDFIRELPQG, encoded by the coding sequence ATGGGTGCGCGGGGTTTGCTGAAGATGGTTGTGGCGCTGCTGGCTCTGATTTTCGGGGCCATGGTGCTTGTGGGCGATGGTCCCGAGGTTGCGATGGGCTCTGACGAACCCGCGATGACCGCTGAGGAATTGGCCACGTTCGACACCGCAGCCGTTGAGGACACCGTCACCAAGACCGACGACAGCCCGGCGATTCTCGCGGCCGCCGCCGCTGACCCGGTCGAAGCCGAGCCTGAGCCCGTTCTCGAAGCCTCGCTCGCCACTGCAACAGACGCCGCAGTGGCCGCCGCTCTGGCCGATGTGGAACCCTCCGAGTCTGAAGCCGAACTCGCCGAAGAGATCGCCGCCACCGATGGCGTGGAACTCACCACCGTTGGTGTGGTGCTTGGCCAGCGCGTCAACGTGCGCTCCGGCCCCTCCACCGGCAACGGCGTGATCGGTCAGGTTGTCGAAAACCAGGAAGTCGAGATCCTCGGCTATGAAGACAATGGCTGGGCCCGTATCCTGCTGGATGGCGAAGAGGGCTACATGTCAGGCGACTTCATCCGCGAACTGCCGCAGGGCTGA